ACTTAAGGCCGCATCCTGGTGCAAGACCATTTAAAATAGCAACAGCTGTTGCCTGTGTTCTCTCAGCAGTATTAGCACGAACATATATTAGCTCAGGATTAGGACATATATCTTGAGGAAGTAACTCATTTAACCAAGGGTCTTCGCGTAATGCTTCCCATAAATTACTAATAAGAATACTTCCTCTAGAAGTAAGATAACCATTATTTACAGGCCAATATGGCCACTCTTTTTGTGTCCACTCATCTAACTCACTATTTGGAACTATTGGAGAACGAAGTCCATGTCGAGATAGGACAACCATCTTGATTAACCTTTCTTGATCTTGCTCTTTTGCTGCTATTGGCTGAAACGTACCTAAAATTAACCCTACTAGTAAGAGAAATAAAGAAAAGTTATACATTATTACCCCAAAAAATAACTATATATTATTTTAAACTTCATTGTGTTTATAAAGATAATATGATTTTTCATTATATTGACCATTTTTTTATCATAACACTCATTAACTAATTATAAATTAGCTAAGGGAGTACCAAACCTTTAGCGATTACAAGATATAAATATAACTTTAAGAGTATAATAAACTTAAAAAGTATATCCTAATTTATTTCTACTAAGATATACTTCTTCAGTTACCTCTAGATATTACATTAATATAAAGTACGTTTTGATATTAATGGTCTAGTTTCTTTTATTATACAGTCTTTCTTAACTAAACGATAAACCCATTCTTTAAATTGTTTTTCACTGTATTCAAAAGGTTCTTTATTGACTTTTTTAGACGTTGTTGGAGAAACAGAGTACAACTGCTGCTTATAAATTTTTTGTGGATATATAGAAGGTGTTGTTACTGTTTCTAAGGACTGACAAATATAATGTGCTTTCACTATATTCCCATTAGGTGTTTCCCATAAAGTAAAAACAAGCATACCTCCAGGAGGAGTTGCGCCAGAAGGATACCCAGGAATATCCCAATCTACAGACAGTATACCAGCAATATTAGCAATATTAGTATCATGGCCAACAAATATGACTAACTTTGCTTTATTAACGTCAGAATCAGTATCTGAGTTAGTTAGAGCATCTGTTATTGTTTTAAGTATTCCACTTGCTTTAACTGTAGCCATTTCTGGTATCCGATGTATTGCATTAAATATTTTTGTTTGAAGAGGAAAAACTTTCTTAACTATATCTTGAGAAACATTAATACCACTTAAATTACCTTTAGGCCATTCTCCTAGTTCAAGAAAAAAGAGTGCAGCAGATAAAGCAGAAATACCTAATCCCCCTGTTAGATGTACCCCATTGTGTTTATTCAAAATAATTGTATCAGGAATATCAAGAACACTACACTCAGAAGATAATCCATACTTTTTACACGTAGCTTCAGGACAATATCCTAATACATCTGCAACTATCTTCAAAGGCTCTTCCAAATCTTTCCGTAATGTCTGGACTCCCCCATATTGTTGATTAAATTCTTGAATAACTTTGGTAAAATCCAAAGAACAACATCCAGTCTCCAAAGGAGTGAACAAAGGATCCCCTTCTGTAGTATCTAGTACTCTGTATTGAAAATCACAGCCTGAGGCAAAACCATTTAAAATTGCTATAGCTGTAGCTTGAGTACGCTCCATAGTATCAGATCTAACATAAATTGACTGAGGATCAGGACATATATTACGTGGAAACAATTCTTTCATCCAAGGGTCTTCATGTAACCCCTCCCATAATATACTAATAAGAACACTTCCACGCTGAGTGAGATAACCATCTTTTACAGGCCAATATGGCCATTGTTTTTCTGACCATTCTTCTAAAAATTCATGCGTCTCTACAGGAGGACGAAATCCATGTCTTGAAAGAATAACCATTTTTATTAGTCGTTCTTCTGCCTTTACCTCTTCAGCTATAGAAAAAAATACTATAAAAAATGTTGCTATTAACCATATAATAAAATTAACTCTATTATACATAAAAATCCTTTAGTAAGTCTAAGGCTAACTACTATTTTTTAACTTCAATATAGTTTTCAAAAAACAAAAATTTTATAGTCTATTTAGTAAGATATAAGTTAAATAAGGTTCCTTTTTAATTTATAAAAAGCATAATCTATCCTATAAATAAAAAAAACATTTTCTTATTAACTAAAACTAAAATATCTTAAAAAATATCATTGTTATTATATAATGTTACTAAGTAACATGAATAGATTGCAATATATATTAAATACATTCTTATAGACATAAAGAAGAGAAGTGTTATTATGAACAAGATAAATATTGACTTTTTCTTATTGCCCACACTAACATGGAATGGTATAAAGTAAACATAATATGCTGTAATTATGTAAAATTATTAACTAAACAAAGGATAGCTTCATGAACTACCCACCGGAAACTCAATATGAAGCATTGGAAAAACGAGGTGTTAGTCGTCGTGACTTTCTAAAATTTTGTTCCTTTGCAGCCGTTTATTTAGGCCTTGGCCCAACAGGACACCTAGACATAGCAAATGCAATGGAAAATAAACCTCGTCTTCCTGTTGTTTGGATAAACGGGTTATCATGTAGTTGTTGTACAGAATCTTTTATACGCTCAGCGCACCCTCTTGCTTCTGATATTGTCTTATCTATGATTTCATTAGACTATCAGGATACAATTATGGCTGCAGCAGGACATCAAGCCGCAGAAGTTTTTGAAGAAACAATCACAGAATATAAGGGTCGCTATATCCTTGCTGTTGAAGGAAATGCTCCTCTAGCTGACCAGGGTATGGCATGTTTTCAAGAAGGAAGACCTTTTCTTGAAACCCTCAAACGTGGTGCAGAAGGAGCAAGTGCTGTTATTTGTTGGGGAACTTGTGCCTCATGGGGATGTGTACAAGCTGCTCATCCTAATCCTACCCGTGCAACACCTGTACCTAAACTTATCCATGATAAACCTATTATCCGTATTCCAGGTTGTCCACCTATTCCTGAAGTAATGAGTAATGTTGTTGCATATATTCTTACCTATGAGAGACTTCCTGAACTTGACTCTCAAAAAAGACCAGCCATGTTTTACGGTAAAACCGTACATGATCAATGTGTTCGAAGAGCTCATTTTGATGCAGGTCAATTTGTAGAATCATGGGATGATCCTGCAGCTTCTCTTGGTTATTGCCTTTATAAAATGGGATGTAAAGGTCCAACAACGTATAATGCATGTCCTGTTACTCGATGGAATGATGGTGTGTCATATCCTATTGAATCTGGGCATGGCTGTATTGGCTGCTCTGAGAATGACTTTTGGGATAGAGGCTCATTCTATGATAGGATAACCACTATTCCACAATTTGGGACAAATACTACTGCAAATACAGTAGGGTTAGCTGCTGTTGGTGCTGTTGGTGCAGCTGCAGCAACACATGCTGCTATTAGCACTGCCGTACATTTAAAACGCAAAGCTAATGCAAAAGTTGAAGAAGAAAATGCTCAACCTCATACTTGCTGTCACTCTCATCAGTCAACAGATAATACAACTGCTCACACCTGTTGTAGTAACTCTGCTGATGAAAAAACACAAAATACTACAGCCTGCTGTCATAGTAAAAATGTAATGAACTCAGGTAATTCTAACGAAACTACTGATAGTTAATAAAGGATTCAACTATGAGCTATCAATATAGCACTCAAGGATATGAAGTAACTGACGCAGGAAAACGTATTGTTGTTGATCCTATTACACGGATTGAAGGACACTTACGTTGTGAAGTTAATATTAACTCATCAGGAATAATTACAAATGCTGTTTCATCAGGAACTCTTTTTAGAGGGCTTGAAATTATTCTTAAAAATCGTGATCCTAGAGACGCTTGGGCCTTTGCAGAACGTATTTGTGGTGTTTGCACAGGAACTCATGCTCTAACCTCTATATATGCAGTAGAAAATGCTTTACAAATTGAAGTTCCAGCAAATGCAAACTTTATCCGCAATATGATGCAATTAGCACTATGGTGTCATGATCATATTGTACATTTTTATCAACTTGCAGGACTTGATTGGATTGATGTCGTTTCTGCAGCAAAAGGTGATCCTAAAAAAGCTTCTGAACTAGCTCAAAGTATCTCTTCTTGGCCAATGTCTTCTCCAGGTTATTTTGCTGACATCAAAAAACGTCTTGTAGATATTATTGGCTCTGGTCAATTAGGTATTTTCAAAAATGGGTATTGGGGTCACCCTGCTTACAAACTTCCACCAGAAGCAAATTTAATGCTTGTGGCACATTATATCGAAGCACTCAACATGCAAAAGGAAGTTGTAAAAATCCACACTATTTTTGGTGGTAAAAACCCTCATCCTAACTGGATTGTAGGTGGTATGCCTTTAGCTCTAAACTTAGATGCAAAAGGTGGTGCTGACGTTATAAATATGGAAAGATTGGAGTATGTCCAGCGTATTATCAATATTTGTAAAGACTTTACTTCAAAAGTACTTATGCCTGATACTATAGCACTTGGGAAATTTTATCCTGAATGGTTGTCTATTGGTAAGGGTATATCTCATCTATCTATACTTTCTTATGGTGGATTCCCAACAATTAGCAATGACTTTTCAAATGACAGCTTACTTGTTCCTAATGGAGCTATTATCAATGGTAACTTCAATGAAGTTCATCCTGTAGATCTTTTTGCAGAAGATGAAGTTCGAGAAGAAGTTAGTCATTCATGGTATCGTTATCCTAATGATATAACATCACTACATCCATTTGAAGGAGAAACCATTCCAGAATTTTCTGTTGGACCTAATACAAAAGGAACAGAAACTGATATTAAAGAACTGGATGAACGTGCACGCTATTCTTGGATAAAAACACCTCGTTGGAAAGGGCATATGATGGAAGTTGGCCCTCTACCTAGAGTGCTTATTGCATATTATATGAAGAGAGAAGAAACAGTCACAGCTGTTGATGAGATATGTCGGCAACTTAATGTTCCTGTCACACATATGTGTTCAACACTTGGACGTATTATTGCTCGTAGTCATGAAGCAGTATGGGCTGCTGAAAAACTTCAATACTTTTTTGATCGCCTTATAGCTAATACAAAGGCTGGTGATTTAACTGTAGCCAATACTACAAAATGGGAACCTAGTACATGGCCTAAAGAAGCTAAAGGCGCAGGTTTTACTGAAGCACCTCGTGGAGCTTTAGGGCATTGGGTTGTTATAAAAGACACAAAAATTGATCGCTATCAATGTGTAGTCCCTACTACTTGGAATGCTGCACCTCGAAGTGATAGTGAACAATTAGGTCCTTATGAAGCAGCACTAATGGATACACATCTTGCTGAACCAGAAAAACCTCTTGAGCTATTACGTACTATCCATAGCTTTGACCCTTGTCTAGCTTGTGCAACACATATTATTGGACCAGATGGAAATGAGGTACTAAGTGTCCAATGTAATACAGCTGGATGTTGATAATAACAGTAGTATCCTGAATCATAGATAAAAAAGGTAGTAGTAAGATATTAAAAAGCCACCTGTTTAATCACTATATAAACTTGGCTTAACATAGGTAGGATGTATTATGGAAGAAACTCCACCACCACAAAAAGCTAAATATATTATTGAACTACCTGTTAGAATCTGGCACTGGAGTATTGTTATCTGTATTGCTACACTGATTCTTACAGGATACTATATTGGATATCCCTGGCACTCTATAGATGGACACCCAACCTATCTCTTTCTTATGGGATATATGAGAATAGTACATTTTAGCGCAGGCTTTATACTTGCTATTGGTATATTTTTACGTCTTATTTATGCATTCTTTGGTAATAACTATTCAAAACAAATTTTTGTTATTCCTATATGGCAAAAATCATGGTGGCATGGCCTCATAGGAGATTTTAGATGGTATTTATTTATAGATAAAACTCCACATGTCCACTACGACCATAACCCATTAGCTCAAGTAGGAATGTTTGGCTGTATTTTTCTTATTTTCTTCATGACATTCACTGGAATGGGAATGTTTATAATGAGTTCTGACAATCCATGGCTTGTCCATACATTTCATTGGGTTCTTGATGTTGCATACTGGGTTGGTGGGAATGGTATAGATCTCCATAACTGGCATAGACTTGGAATGCTCTTTATTATTGCATTTATCATTATCCACTTGTACATGGTAATACGTGAAGAAATAATGGGTAATACAACACTAGTTAGTGCTATGTTTAATGGATTTAAACTAGTTCGACTTATAAAACAACCCAAAAAGAATTAAGTATGGAATCTATTATTGTTCTTGGATTAGGTAACATTCTATATGGAGATGAAGGTTTTGGTGTACGAGTAGCTGAACAGCTTTATACTCGTTATGATTTCCCTGATAATATAGAAATCATTGATGCAGGCACGCGAGGTCAAGCATTATTACAATATGTTGAAAAAGCAGATAGATTACTTATCCTTGATGCAGTAGATTTTAATATGCCACCAGGAAAAATTATTTTTAAAGATAACAATGAAATTCCCTCTTACCTTACAGCTCATAAAATGAGCTTACACCAAACAAGCTTTTCTGAGATTATTGGGTTAGCCAGCCTACAAAAACTATTACCTAAGGAAATGGTTTTACTAGGTGTCCAACCAATATCTTTAGAGTATGGAACCTCTTTAACTCCAGATGTTTTTCATCTATTGGATAAAGCTGTTGAACTTGCATTGAACCAACTATTAAAATGGAATATTACGCCACAACCAGCAGTAACAAAAAAAGTATTCCAAGCAGCAGGAATTTCTTTATCAAATTTTAATTTATAACTATTGTTATATCACAATGTAATTACGTTTGTTTTTTATTTTTTAATTGATACTTCTTGTTTTAATATGAATTAATAATAGGAGGTTATCAATAGTTTATTATAGCTGACTTTATATTACATATATTTATGTAACTATACGTAAAAAATATATACTTTACTATTACTATATTGGAATAATATGACTATAGCACTATTTTATAATAAGCTATAAGATAGTTACAGACTATAAAAAATACAACAACTATTTTTTTCATCAATCAATTATCTTAAAAAAAGAAAGATAGCTCTTATAATATATGATATAACTATACGTAATAAAAAGATAATAAAAGATTATATACAAAAAAATAACAGTTATTTCCAATTTACAAGAACAAATAATAATAATAATAATAATAACAACAATAAATCTCTAACAAATATACAATATATTTTTTACACGGGTATAATAAAATATTTCTTATAAATGCTATAGTAAAATTACTAAAATAGTGTATTTAAAGGGTAACAAAAAAATAAATATACAATGCTATATGATAGTCAGTAATATTATTTGATTATGGTTTGGTTAATAAAAAATATATACAAAATATAATATCCAAAAAACAACAACCTTGTTCTAAAAGTAAAGGTTAATTCTTTCATAAGAAAATCACTAGCTAACTAAAACCATATTGTTTGGATTTTTATTGTGATAAACAATAGCCCTTATAATATAATTGAAATATTAACAAACTTTAGTATCCTTATGGAGGATATGAACTTTTCTAATGAACTAAATATACTTAAGATTAACAAATTTTGTTTTAGAAAACGTAAGAAGGCATACCAACATATGCAAGCTATTGCTGTTAGCTTATGGCGTCTTGCATTACAAAACTCTTTCCCTTCAGAATATGAAATTATTTTTGGAGCATATCTCTGTAAAAAAAACTCTCATATTCCAATAAATAAACAAGGTATACTAGATCCATACTTTCAAAAAGTCCTACAATCTTATATTGAAATTCTTAATACTCATGGTGATAGCGATTTCACAGAAGTTAGCTCTCACCTTATTAATATGTTACAACTTTCCAAAGTAAACAATGACGCAATAAAACTAAAATTAGCCCTCACAATTAGAACTATGTATAATGATATCTTTAAAAAACTTATTTAGCTCTATGCAAATTCTTACTATAACTTCTTCTACCAATAGGAGTGGTGGTACTCGTCAAGCAATATATCAAACTCAAGAATTTGCAAAGCGTGGGTATAATGCAAGGCTCTGCTTACCCCATGACTCAACTTTTTGGGAGTTACCAAAAAAAGAACAAAATCCTCTTTGGATTGCATTACCTGAAAATCATTCAAAACAAAAAATTTTTATAGAAAAATTATTATCTGAAACAAGCCCTACAGTTATTCATGCATTCCATAATAAAGCTATTAAACGTATTGCATGGTGGGGACTTTCATGGAAATATAAAAATGTAACATGTGTTGCACACCGAGGTGTCATTTATCGACCTAAAAACCCTCTGCCATACCTATCCCCTGCAATAAAAGCTTTTATACCTAATTCTAAAGCATGTGCTAAGGCACTCCGATGGCATTGTCCTCGTAAAAAAATCTATATTGTACCTAACGGGTTACCAGCCGAACGTTTCACTCCAACAATATCTCAAGAGGAAGCTCTCAAGCATATTGGAATTTCTTATATTCCTAAATTTTTATTTGGCTTTGTTGGAAATAACAAACCACAAAAAGGTTTCGACATATTATTAGAAGCGTTTTCAAAAGCACATATAGCTGATGCACACCTCTTAACCATGGGTGTAAAAGAAGAATACTGGCGTCCTCTATGCGAACAATTTCATATTGCAGAACAAGTACACTTTCTTGACCATGTAGAACATATTTCTAACTACTTACAACTCTGTGATGCTTTTATTGTTCCATCCCGAGCAATGGAATCTTCACCTAATACTCTTATTGAAGCAATGTCTATGGGACTTCCTATAATAGCTACAAATGCAGGAGGGATTCCTGAACTAGTTAAAGGGAATGGAATTATTGTTCCTGTAGCCGATGCAAAAAGTATGGCCAATGCATTAGCTCATATGCTCTCTAATCCTGCACAAAGGGAAGAATGGTCTAAACAAAGCCGTCTATTAAGTCAACAATATTCAATAACTACACGTTGTGATACACTAGAAGGGATTTATCATAAGATAGGAGCATGGTCTAACTAACTATTGCAATAAAAATAATTAACATAATAAAAAATAAAAATTCTAAAAAATCTACAAACCTACTAATAAGGTATTCTTCTAACTCTCACTAATAAGAATATACTTATAAAAATCATATAACTATGATGTATACTCTTCTGAGTCTATTAAAATAGTTACAGGTCCCCAGTTTTCAAAATATACGTCCATGTCTGCTCCAAAAACACCCTTTTGAACTTTTCCTGGTAAACGTATACACAGTTGTTCATAAAATGTTATAAAAAACTGTTTGGCAACCTTTCCTGATGCAGCTAAATGAAAAGATGGCCTTCTTCCTTTATGGCAATCTCCATATAGAGTAAACTGAGGTACTAATAGTAACTCCCCATTGATATCTTCAAGTGAATGAGCAAATTTCCCTTCTTTATTTGGAAATATTCGAAGTGTTGCAAGCTTTTCTACAAATAATAAACAAATATTATTATTAGGTAATGAACACTCATCAACAAGACCAAAACCAATTAGAACAACAAGACCTACTCCTATTTCTGTAGTGAGGTTACTATCAATATACAATCGACTGTGATGAACACGTTGAATAACTAATCTCATATTTCTATGAATTAAAATGTTATTATCTAGTTGTAACTTATTATGATATTCGAATAGCTGTTACAATAACAATGGCTTTAATTCCTTTACATTCTCCTGTAAAACCTAAACCTTCTTCTGTAGTGGCCTTTATATTTACATTTGCTAGATCAAGATCTAATAATCTTGAAAGATTACTTCTAATAGCTTCACGATATTGACTAATCTTAGGAAGTTGAGCAACTATTGTTGCATCCATATGGACAATCTTTATAGAAGATTCCAATACTTTTGTTAGCACATGATCAAGCAAAATAGCTGAATTTATTCCATCGTAACGCTTATCAGAGTCAGGAAAATGAAGGCCAATATCTCCGCCTCCAATACAGCCAAGCAATGCATCCATAAGTGCATGTAGTAATACATCTCCATCAGAGTGTGCAACAACGTTTGGTGCATTGGGAATAGATATTCCCCCCAATCTCATAGAACGAATTGGCTGATTTATTTGATCTTCAGTTACATATTTATGAACATCATAGCCATACCCTACTATAGGAACTGTAGTTTTTGGTTGTTCGACCATATATAATAAATCCTGAGGGAAACTTATTTTCCTATTTTCTATTTCACCATTAATAACTTGTACAGTATGCCCACACAACTCAAGAAGTGATGCATCATCTGTGACAGTCCACTTTTCTAATGTAGCCCTATTATGCCCTTCAACAATTGTTTTTAAATGAAAACCTTGTGGTGTTTGTACAGCAATAAGTTGTTCCCTAGGTCGTGTAACTATAACTTCTCCTTGAATAACCTGTTTAATTGTATCTGTAACAGATATACCTGGAACTACTCCAACTGCTCCAGCTTCTAATACTTCAATAACATTATTAATCAACTTTGGAGAGATAAAAGGTCTAGCTGCATCATGAATAAGGACATGAGAGCAGTTTTTTGGGAGAGTGTTCAATGCATTTTTAACTGAGTCCTGACGCAATTTCCCGCCAGAAATAACTATATATGGAAGTCTTAAATCATACTGAGCTGCTAATCTATCAACAACTTTTTCTTCATTATCTTTTACTTCTGAAGGAAAGACCAACACAACACCACGGATTCTTGCACAATGCATAAACTGCAGCACAGATTGCCAGTAAAGAGGTATGCCTTTCCATACAAAAAATTGTTTTGCTATACCTATTGTACTTAATAACCGACTACCCTGTCCTGCTGCTAAAATTAAAGCCCAAGTCTCCATTTTACACTCTCAAATATGAGTCTATAATCTATCTGACTATTATGAAGAAAACTATAATAAAGGAGTCAAGCTATAAGCCGGGTTCTGTACCCTAATGGGCGACTGTCATTCATCTAGGAATATAGTTACCTATATTCTCAAGCAACCTACCCAGGAACATTGGCCGGGTCAGCCTGTTCCCCTATTTGGTCTTGCTTCAAACGGGGCTTGCCTAGCTCGCTATATCACTATAACGACTGGTAGACTCTTACTCCACCGTTTCACCCTTACCACTATTATTAATAATGGCGGTTTACTTTCTGTTGCGCTTGCCGAAGATCACTCTTCCTGGGTGTTACCCAGCGTTTTACCCTATGAAGCCCGGACTTTCCTCTCCATAAATCCATAAAAGGATATGCAGCGACAGTCCACTTGACTCCTAATACATAAGCCCTCAATAATATATATTAACTCTCTATTTCTTCAACAGGCTCCTGCTTAATCTCTTCTTCACTAAAATGCTTACTCCAATAAATTAGGCGCTGGCAATTAGGACAATTAATAATCTTGTGTCCTCCTTGTAGTTCAATGTATGTTTGAGGAGGAACAACAATATGACATCCACCACAAACACCATCTGTGACAGGAACTATCACAGGATGTGATAAACGACGTCGAATAAATTCGTAGCGCTCAAGTATAGGACGAGGAATATCACTTGTAGTCGTTGAACGTGAACTTTCTAGCTCTGCTAAACGATTCTTTGCATCCTTTAAATATTCATCAAGACCTGCTTTCTTAAGTTCAAGTTCTTCTTTTATTGCCGTCCATAAAGACTCTATTTCTGCAAGAGTGGTTTCTTGAAGTTGCTTTTCTTCAAGTAATGTATTGCGTTCTTCTTCACGAGTACGATTAAGACGCTCCATATTATCCATTTCTCGTGCCATAGCTTGGTATTCACGAGAGTTTGAAACCTGCATTAATTTGCCTTTACTTCTCTTTATACGTCCCTCATCATCTTCAATTTCATGATGAATACGCTTTTCCCTTTCTTTAAGATGTTCTAGTTTTTCTATAACAAGAGTACGCTGGCTATCTACTGATTCAAACTTAGCAGCAAGTGTTTCTAATTCTTTGGGTGCTTGTATAAGCTCTTCTTCTACAATATAAATAGCATCATCTACATGTTGAAGCGATACAAGTTGACATATTTGGTTTATATACAGACTCACAAATTTCTCCTAACGGCTGTCTTAATCTAACTCTCTAATTTTCTTTTATACAAAAAGAACGTAATGGATCTTGAGTTGGTACAAATACCACAGTTACATCTAAAAGAACACTCTGTAAATATTGAGAAAAACGACGCATCATTTCTTCCTCAAGACAGAAATGTCCAACATCTAAAACAGGTAAAGAAAACTCTAACGCTTGATGGTACTTCACATCTCCAGTAATCAAAATATCAGCCTTCTGTCTAGCTGCTTCAGCAGCATACTCTGCTCCAGCTCCAGGACAAAAAGCTACTCTATATATTTGTCTTGGAAGTTCACCTATCAATCTTGGTACAGCTTCACCTATCAATGGATATATACGTTGACAAAAATTTTCAACAGGTACAGGTGAAGAAAAATGACCAATACGACCAAAACCATATTGAGACGACACCCCATTAGTCGTATGAATAGATTCAAGCACACTACATTCATGTAACTCTAATACTTCAGCAAGCCATGAGGCAGGACCGTAAAGATTTGCATCAAGAGATGTATGTGCTGAATATAGCAAAATATTTTTAGATAACAATAACTTTAACACACTATAATAATTATCAATAATAGTTGGGAATCGAGGCCTCAACCCTAATGGATGGTGTGATAAAATCATGTTTGCTCCTAACTCAGATGCTTTATAAACCGATTCTGGAGTTGGATCTAAGCATACAGCAAGACAAAAAATTTCATCTTGACTTGAAGCAACTTGTACACCTGAGTTATCCCATGTAGCAGCAACTGATAATGGAGCCACCTCTTCTATTATATTAATAATATTATTATAGTTCATTTACTATAACACCACTTATAACTACCTTAATACTAATATATATATATACTACCAAAAAGCTAAGGGGTCTACTTTAAAAATATCAATATGTAAATCAACTATCAAAAAAAAATAAAATATTATTATTTATCAATAGTTCTGCAAAAATCTACAGCATTTTGAAATATTATTGTTCCTAATATAGTTTGTTCTCCTCGTGGCCAGCCTGGATGATTTGTTCTATGATGAAAAGCCTCAGGATGTGGCATAAGACCAAAAATTCTTCCTGAAGTATCTGTAAGCCCTGCAATAGCAAATGGGGAGCCATTTGGATTATAAGGATACTCTTGTGTAGCCTCACCTGTAGTAGGGTCAGCATACTGAAGAACAATATGCTGCCCATCAATAAGCTGTTGTAGAATGCTAGGCTCCCTAACAATACATTTACCCTCACCATGTCTTACAGGCATAGAAAGCAAATTCTTTTCACTCAAACCACGAGTAAACACACATGGACTATCTTGATTTACTCTTAAAGAAACCCACCGATCTTCAAAACGTGCAGAATCATTATGACTAAGTGATACTTGGCGATCAAACAACTTTCCATCAAGAGATGGTAACATACCCAACTTAACTAATAATTGAAAACCGTTA
The sequence above is drawn from the Lawsonia intracellularis PHE/MN1-00 genome and encodes:
- a CDS encoding glycosyltransferase family 4 protein, whose protein sequence is MQILTITSSTNRSGGTRQAIYQTQEFAKRGYNARLCLPHDSTFWELPKKEQNPLWIALPENHSKQKIFIEKLLSETSPTVIHAFHNKAIKRIAWWGLSWKYKNVTCVAHRGVIYRPKNPLPYLSPAIKAFIPNSKACAKALRWHCPRKKIYIVPNGLPAERFTPTISQEEALKHIGISYIPKFLFGFVGNNKPQKGFDILLEAFSKAHIADAHLLTMGVKEEYWRPLCEQFHIAEQVHFLDHVEHISNYLQLCDAFIVPSRAMESSPNTLIEAMSMGLPIIATNAGGIPELVKGNGIIVPVADAKSMANALAHMLSNPAQREEWSKQSRLLSQQYSITTRCDTLEGIYHKIGAWSN
- the dtd gene encoding D-aminoacyl-tRNA deacylase, with product MRLVIQRVHHSRLYIDSNLTTEIGVGLVVLIGFGLVDECSLPNNNICLLFVEKLATLRIFPNKEGKFAHSLEDINGELLLVPQFTLYGDCHKGRRPSFHLAASGKVAKQFFITFYEQLCIRLPGKVQKGVFGADMDVYFENWGPVTILIDSEEYTS
- the ispD gene encoding 2-C-methyl-D-erythritol 4-phosphate cytidylyltransferase; this translates as METWALILAAGQGSRLLSTIGIAKQFFVWKGIPLYWQSVLQFMHCARIRGVVLVFPSEVKDNEEKVVDRLAAQYDLRLPYIVISGGKLRQDSVKNALNTLPKNCSHVLIHDAARPFISPKLINNVIEVLEAGAVGVVPGISVTDTIKQVIQGEVIVTRPREQLIAVQTPQGFHLKTIVEGHNRATLEKWTVTDDASLLELCGHTVQVINGEIENRKISFPQDLLYMVEQPKTTVPIVGYGYDVHKYVTEDQINQPIRSMRLGGISIPNAPNVVAHSDGDVLLHALMDALLGCIGGGDIGLHFPDSDKRYDGINSAILLDHVLTKVLESSIKIVHMDATIVAQLPKISQYREAIRSNLSRLLDLDLANVNIKATTEEGLGFTGECKGIKAIVIVTAIRIS
- a CDS encoding zinc ribbon domain-containing protein; its protein translation is MSLYINQICQLVSLQHVDDAIYIVEEELIQAPKELETLAAKFESVDSQRTLVIEKLEHLKEREKRIHHEIEDDEGRIKRSKGKLMQVSNSREYQAMAREMDNMERLNRTREEERNTLLEEKQLQETTLAEIESLWTAIKEELELKKAGLDEYLKDAKNRLAELESSRSTTTSDIPRPILERYEFIRRRLSHPVIVPVTDGVCGGCHIVVPPQTYIELQGGHKIINCPNCQRLIYWSKHFSEEEIKQEPVEEIES
- a CDS encoding Nif3-like dinuclear metal center hexameric protein, translating into MNYNNIINIIEEVAPLSVAATWDNSGVQVASSQDEIFCLAVCLDPTPESVYKASELGANMILSHHPLGLRPRFPTIIDNYYSVLKLLLSKNILLYSAHTSLDANLYGPASWLAEVLELHECSVLESIHTTNGVSSQYGFGRIGHFSSPVPVENFCQRIYPLIGEAVPRLIGELPRQIYRVAFCPGAGAEYAAEAARQKADILITGDVKYHQALEFSLPVLDVGHFCLEEEMMRRFSQYLQSVLLDVTVVFVPTQDPLRSFCIKEN
- a CDS encoding phosphoribosylformylglycinamidine synthase subunit PurQ encodes the protein MAQVNALVITGYGTNSHNETAHAIRLAGADYVDIKHFSEVVAAEVFLDSYQLLVFPGGFLDGDDLGAAQAAAQRWRYLSDKNGVSLLTSLKNFIAKGGLVLGICNGFQLLVKLGMLPSLDGKLFDRQVSLSHNDSARFEDRWVSLRVNQDSPCVFTRGLSEKNLLSMPVRHGEGKCIVREPSILQQLIDGQHIVLQYADPTTGEATQEYPYNPNGSPFAIAGLTDTSGRIFGLMPHPEAFHHRTNHPGWPRGEQTILGTIIFQNAVDFCRTIDK